In Drosophila santomea strain STO CAGO 1482 chromosome 2L, Prin_Dsan_1.1, whole genome shotgun sequence, a single window of DNA contains:
- the LOC120444126 gene encoding uncharacterized protein LOC120444126 produces the protein MLATLLFALLVLTRMEVGAKFKSLHCTALDQDYGDILICKLKAISRLRNSVTVQYKVKQSISKIFVRLEFFKRANGWRPFLYNFTANLCDFLDRKNNVILSIAYAYLRPYLAMNYSCPLKENDLLKCDNFELDINDIRHRFPIETGEYALQLTFIVKNKAALTINGSIEYQNYREH, from the exons ATGTTGGCTACGCTGCTTTTTGCTCTCTTGGTATTGACCCGAATGGAGGTTGGTGCTAAGTTCAAGAGTCTTCACTGTACGGCGCTTGACCAGGATTACGGTGATATTTTGATTTGCAAACTTAAGGCAATCAGTCGGCTTAGGAACTCAGTCACTGTACAGTACAAGGTGAAGCAGTCCATTAGTAAAATATTC GTTCGCTTAGAGTTCTTTAAAAGAGCTAATGGTTGGCGACCCTTTCTCTATAATTTTACCGCAAACCTGTGCGATTTTCTTGATCGTAAAAATAACGTGATATTGAGTATTGCATATGCATACCTAAGGCCTTACCTTGCCATGAACTACTCTTGTCCCCTCAAG GAAAACGACCTATTAAAATGTGACAACTTCGAATTGGATATTAATGATATACGCCATCGCTTTCCGATTGAGACAGGTGAATACGCTCTGCAGTTGACCTTTATCGTAAAGAATAAAGCCGCCTTAACCATAAATGGATCCATCGAGTACCAAAATTACAGAGAACACTGA
- the LOC120444125 gene encoding LOW QUALITY PROTEIN: uncharacterized protein LOC120444125 (The sequence of the model RefSeq protein was modified relative to this genomic sequence to represent the inferred CDS: substituted 1 base at 1 genomic stop codon) yields MLAVLICVLVLPTPLQVEAKFKSLHCTNYDRSYGEILLCKIKAINRYRNSISIQFRQMRTVNNVHMRLEFFKRANGWRPFLYNISFNLCDFLSKRNNVIVSLGYEYLKPYIPITNYTCPFKVNELXYQRTKDRSPSHFMFQKNHLIKCTDLEFDIEKFRVRFPIETGEYALQLSFIVQRKVTLTLNGSAEYYNYREH; encoded by the exons ATGTTAGCAGTTCTGATCTGTGTCCTGGTGCTCCCGACACCTCTGCAGGTGGAGGCCAAGTTCAAGAGTCTCCACTGTACCAACTACGACAGATCCTATGGCGAAATTTTGCTGTGCAAAATCAAGGCCATCAATCGGTACAGGAACTCGATAAGTATCCAATTCAGGCAGATGAGAACCGTCAATAATGTCCAT ATGCGTTTGGAGTTTTTTAAACGAGCCAACGGCTGGCGTCCTTTTTTGTACAACATTTCGTTTAATCTGTGCGATTTCCTATCTAAGAGAAACAATGTGATCGTGAGCCTCGGATACGAGTATCTCAAACCGTACATCCCAATTACGAATTACACTTGCCCGTTTAAGGTAAATGAGCTTTAGTATCAGAGAACCAAAGACCGTTCTCCATCCCACTTTATGTTTCagaaaaatcatttaattaagtGTACCGACCTCGAGTTCGATATCGAAAAGTTCCGTGTTCGATTTCCTATAGAAACCGGGGAATACGCTCTCCAGCTGAGCTTCATTGTCCAGAGGAAAGTCACGCTGACCCTCAATGGCTCTGCAGAGTACTACAACTATCGAGAGCACTAA